In the genome of Rutidosis leptorrhynchoides isolate AG116_Rl617_1_P2 unplaced genomic scaffold, CSIRO_AGI_Rlap_v1 contig543, whole genome shotgun sequence, the window ACCAACTTTTCATTCTTTCTCTTTCACTATCATTCGGTACAAAGATATTGAACAAAGAGAAAGAGAGATTTCCGTCGAGTTTTAAActcatatttgattcatcaaacatACATCCTTACATAGCAACTCCAACTATCAAAATGACCAAAAAAAAACCCTAAATTAACATTAAAGAATAGCAACTCCAACATACGTAAACTCAAATTAACAGCTAATCGAAAATTGTACCTTGGATTGCTAGTCGGCTGTCGCACGCTACATTTACAGTTGATGAGGAGGAAGACGAGCATAAAGCAAATCGAAAATTTGAGAGAGAGTGACCCGTTTCAGAAGATAAGGAGAGGTAAGAGAAATAATTGTCGAGAGAAGATAAGAGTGTAAGTTGAGAAAGATAAAGGGAATCTAAGAAGATTACATGGGAATCCGAGAAGATAATTAATTATTTTCATCGATATTGACACACCATTATATGGCCATGTTTTGAGAAACTGTAGACATATATAGATCTCcacgatataaaaagcgtgttgtATTATCTTTTTCATGATGGTTTTTTTCGTGGTCACAAAACAGTGTTGTAAAATATATCACGCCACGATTTTGTATACGTGGAAAATTTAAAATCACACTGTAAAAAACCGTGATCATAGTTAACATTATGCTACGACTTTTTGACCGTGAAAATCTATACCATGTTAGTACCCTTGTTTACTTCTGGTGCTTGCTCCTTTTTGTGAATATGGTATTGTGGTAAGTAATAGTAAATTTTGACATGTAAGTCAAAAATATGGCAGGACAACCAACAAATTATGGTAGTTCTGGTCACTAATAATCTACACGACGTCTTTCCTTAATCTTTTTCGCTATCTCTTTTTTATACATGATTTTTATTTCAATAATAAAAAGAGAATACAGTAGAGATCGTAAATTCAACAATTACATATGAAGTTTTGAGGGGTGGACTCTAACTATAGTCGAATAAGGACGATAGACATACAAAAATTCTGGACTAAACCCCCTTGCCCTCATACGAGAATAAGAAACCATGGCTATGCTCACAGACCAAAAGATTTTTGTAAAACTATATCTACCCAAAAGTTGACATTGTCACAGGCGACAATCCTAAAACAACTAAACGTTAGCATCAAGGTAAATATATCCAAATTTAGGAGAGAATCGATCAAATAAAATTAGCTAAAAATCAATGTTGACACTATCTCGGACGATAGGCCTAGATCAACACAACTTTCATCACATAAATAGCTAAAATCAATAATGAAACGAAAAACTTTTAAATAAAGCTACAACAAATACAACATACCAAAAGCCCAAGAAGCATACAAGGCCCATCAGCAACCAACTGGGCCCGACTGACTTGAGCCCGAAAGAAAGCCAAAAAACCCTAAAACACATTGGCGAGGAGCACATTGGAGAGGAGGTTGTGGCTGATCCACTACTGATGGGGCTCCGGCAACGGTGGCCAGGGGTCCAGAGACAAGAGCACCGGCGTCAGAAAGAAGACAACGCCGCACCAGAGGGAGCTCCAACGAGAGAGGAGAAGACGAATGGTTCTGTAGAGATAGAGAGTCGGATCCAGAGACAGAGGAGAAACACGTCGAAGAAGATAGACCAAGAGAGAGCTGGAGAATACCCCATAGAAAAGAGGAAGAGCGACAGCGGAGCAACGGAGACAGCTAGGCCCAAAGGAGAGCAGCGAAGACAAAAGCGACAGACAGAGCAACGAAAATGCCACTGGCAAAGAGGAGTTAATATTGCATGAGAAGCAAGTCAGCCTTCTCCTTTTAACCTAGTGTGAGATGTACGATTTGTTTGTAGGTGGATGCATGGCTTAATTTCCTGTAAAAGCAATTATTGGTGTACTCATTTAGgcatcaattaataataatacaacttcgaATGGAAAAAACTATGTGGCCAATTCCCTACCGCTTTGTGCGCTAACAGTTAGAACGAGGGATTAGTCTCACTGCTGTCGACGGTGAGGATACTGGAGAGACCTAAAAAATAACTAATATAATAACTCCGACCGAACATGACGGAAATAAATATTTAGTTTGACGAAAAGAGCCAAGCCCGATGATTATTTCATGAAGCCCTCTTTTAACAAGAAATCTGAAACTACGGTTAAGCTCTCAATCTGAAACTTTCTTCACTTATGGGTCCCTGCGATATGATGAACTATTTGTCTAGATTTGTGCTAACAGTTCTAAAATGAGTCACTATTTTGTAGCTATCTAGAATAATGACAGCGAGAACCGGTTTCAAAATTGTTGTCTCGTTTTGTAGCAGTCAGTAAATACTCTAGGAGTCATTTCCTATTTCAGTCTTTACAGGTATTTTGTAGCATTACAAAATTGTTAGAAGAGTTCACTAAGTTAAGCTTCCAATAGAGAAAAGAAGATTTGCTCGCCAATCGAAGCTCCTATATAAATAAACACTTTTAGAAGCAGACTTTGAAGTTGATAAGAAATCAAAGCAAGTTTCTTTTTCAAGTTTTCATTTTTTCATAGTTATCAGTCTTATTAGGAAAGATCACATTTTTCTTTACTGTTTCAATGAAACATTGAGACGGAACCTAAAATCTATAACCTAAAGCCTTTAACCTTTATCCAAACACGAAAATCCTTCACAAAAATCCCAGTTCTTCATCAATCTGGAGGCAGCTGAGCTTGAAATCATCTTTTCCTTGTCTCACCTGATGTTCTTGCTGTTGTTTGTTACTTTCAGAGGAAGTAAAAAAAAGTACTTTCATCAGCCTATAGTTTGGACGCCAACTCCTTATCATCCTTGTTGAAAACATAAATCTTGAAGTGTCCGTTTGAAATAAGTTTctctaaaactttttttttttttttttgataaagggGTAATACAAAAATacaacgaagaaaaaaaaaacagagaTAAAAGATGAAGCATGCTAAACTGAATATTTAGGAAACACTATGATGTTGAGGAGCCTTTTTCATTTCATAAGCTCATTTGAAAAGCCATTTCTTCTTTCCATTTCTATTCTTCAATGAGGGCAAGATGGCAGTCCAATGAGCCAGCAGAACGATCCAATGCCAATACACAAAAGAACCACACGAGCAGCCCATAAATCAAACCAGTCCGATACACAAAATAGAATCCGATAAAATTAAAGACAGAGTGATCCATTGATGTTCGCAGTACCATGCCAGAAGTAACGCCAAAAAGAAAGTAGCAATGAGGAATGCAAAAGCAATGGGATAATCAGATTATAGTAGAATGCAAAACCATACCATCATATTCGACCATAGTACTGAATCTGATGTTGCAAGAATTTCTTTGTTTGAAACTTAACTGCTTCAGTTAACATAAAAGAATAAGCACCATCCGATGGCAAATTCATATATGTAGCTTGTGATATTTGTGGGACCTAAGCAGCTATGAATGCAAAGTTGTCCAAATAATCACATATATAAGTTTTATTGTCCACTTTATTTAAAACCACAATTGTGAAAAGAGTGTTTCACATCACTGCattacaattttatttaatatcggAATACCTATATAGAAAGATTTAAGGACAAAAGATAACCTTATAGTTAGTTCCAGTAGGACAAGTGAAAGTACTAGATGCATCATCCTTAGGATAACTATAAGCATCCGGACAGTTATTCTTAAAAAACTTGGATTAATCAGTTGCGCTACAACTTCCAGAATTACAACAATACCCGTCAGTCTTACACACAGTACAAGGATTATTACATCCTCCATTAGCCTTTAGCTCACTCGGACACTGTCCATTTATATCAGCATTACATTTGATTCCCTTACATTGATCTGATTTCGGGCTGAAATCCATACCCACATTGAACCCATCGACAAGCGAAATGTCGAAAAAATCCAGATTGTTGTACTGATTCAGTGCATATTCCGCCAGAGCGTTTGGTGGAGTTCCATATGCTTGGCATTCTAGAAGTCCATTGCAATCCCCGGTCTCACAATGACCATTTTGCCCCGACGAATCGAAATTGCAATTGGTTCTAGCCCAAATTCAGGCTTGTGTGGTCTCAGGGTCAGCGGTTACGGTCCATGATTGGCCCTGGTCGAGTTGCTTGCCGCCGCCTACTGGGACCGATGCTGCCCAAACTGTGAAACTACATTGGTTTACAATCTCAAAAGTGGCTGCATTGCAGCCGGTAAAGAGCAAGACAATAAGAAAGATTGTGCAAACTGAGATGTTTTTAGACATTTTTGTATAATATTTAAAGTgcttgaattatatatatatatatatatttgagttttTGGGATGGTTTTTATAAAGGTTAGATACTTCAGATGACAAATCATCGACTCATTTGGCTTCTAGAGAAACAATTTTCCtcaaagaaaaaagaaaaattcCAACTTTTAATTCAAATTAGGCTTGACTTGATGTGTTTTGGATGAATCTAAAGGTTGAATGGGCACTAGAAATGAGATGCATAATAAGAGAATTCAAAGTGTAATTTACTTGGTGGATTTTATTTCAAAGTCTTGAAAGAGTATTTTCCAAATTCTTTCATAGAAGAAAATTGACTAGATCAATGACGTGGACATTAATTCTAGAATGGCTGACAGAATTTGTCATCATCTGTTGAAGAGAGCAATTCAAAGCTTCTTCTAACGGTTGAAaacaagaagaaggagaagaagcaAAACTCACCATTTGGCATCATGGGCCGGAGCGAGGCCCAAGACGGAAGAGAGTCTGTCAGCTAAAGTCTAGCCCGTCTAAATTTGTTAGAAAGCTGTTATTTTTGCGGGAAAATCAGTTTTGCTTCAACTCACATTTTTATGATTTCCaactgtatatatatatgaaatacagTGTAATTAAATCAATAATAAGAATAGTTACACTTTCTTCTCCTCCAAATATGATTCTTAACATGGTTATCAGAATATAAATAGATTTTGCAAATTTTTTCACCATTGTCACTCTGCTCAAGCTTCGTCTCCAATGGCGAATTTTTCTTCAACTTCTGGTTCTGATGACGGCGTCATTGAGATCATTTTTGGTCATCAACTTTATCTTCATCCCACAGATAGGTATTCAGATCGATGAGTCCCTCACTGGTGCTGATAATTACAGCGATTGGAGTAGGAATTTCTTCAATTTCGTTCTTACTAAACATAAGATTGGCTTCCTGACTGGTGCCTGCAAGAAGGAAGACTTTCATCCTCGTTATCATGATCAATGAGACTGTGCTAATGCTTTAGTACTTTCATGGATTTTTCGCTCTGTTCATCGTGATTTGGCTCGAACAATTCGATTTTTCACTAATGCTTTTACAGCTTGGGATGTTTGAAGTCTCGTTTCCAACGAGCTTTGTCCAGATTTTCGCACTTCGTCACAAAATTTCTCGAGCCAATCAGGGTAGTGATTCCATATTTACCTATTTCAATAATCTTCGTTCCTTATGGGCTGAGCTTGACAGCATAATTGATCTCAAGATACCTGATCCAGCTTCTCTTGCTATCATTCATGCTTACTTTGAGGATGTCAAATTttatgagtttctaatgggacttaATGACTCTTACTTTGAAATTCGTGGCTAAATCAACTTAATGAATCCTCAACCATCCCTGAAAGAGTGTT includes:
- the LOC139884376 gene encoding LOW QUALITY PROTEIN: protein P21 (The sequence of the model RefSeq protein was modified relative to this genomic sequence to represent the inferred CDS: substituted 2 bases at 2 genomic stop codons) yields the protein MSKNISVCTIFLIVLLFTGCNAATFEIVNQCSFTVWAASVPVGGGKQLDQGQSWTVTADPETTQAXIWARTNCNFDSSGQNGHCETGDCNGLLECQAYGTPPNALAEYALNQYNNLDFFDISLVDGFNVGMDFSPKSDQCKGIKCNADINGQCPSELKANGGCNNPCTVCKTDGYCCNSGSCSATDXSKFFKNNCPDAYSYPKDDASSTFTCPTGTNYKVIFCP